From a region of the Sorex araneus isolate mSorAra2 chromosome 10, mSorAra2.pri, whole genome shotgun sequence genome:
- the RORA gene encoding nuclear receptor ROR-alpha isoform X3, giving the protein MMYFVIAAMKAQIEIIPCKICGDKSSGIHYGVITCEGCKGFFRRSQQSNATYSCPRQKNCLIDRTSRNRCQHCRLQKCLAVGMSRDAVKFGRMSKKQRDSLYAEVQKHRLQQQQRDHPQQPGEAEPLTPTYSISANGLTELHDELSTYIDGHTPEGSKADSAVSSFYLDIQPSPDQSGLDINGIKPEPICDYTPASGFFPYCSFTNGETSPTVSMAELEHLAQNISKSHLETCQYLREELQQITWQTFLQEEIENYQNKQREVMWQLCSIKITEAIQYVVEFAKRIDGFMELCQNDQIVLLKAGSLEVVFIRMCRAFDSQNNTVYFDGKYASPEVFKSLGCEDFISFVFEFGKSLCSMHLTEDEIALFSAFVLMSADRSWLQEKVKIEKLQQKIQLALQHVLQKNHREDGILTKLICKVSTLRALCGRHTEKLMAFKAIYPDIVRLHFPPLYKELFTSEFEPAMQIDG; this is encoded by the exons CTCAAATTGAAATTATTCCATGCAAGATCTGTGGAGACAAATCATCAGGAATCCATTATGGTGTCATTACATGTGAAGGCTGCAAG GGCTTTTTCAGAAGAAGTCAGCAAAGCAATGCCACCTACTCCTGTCCTCGTCAGAAGAACTGTTTGATTGATCGAACCAGCCGGAACCGTTGTCAGCACTGTCGGTTACAGAAATGCCTTGCCGTGGGGATGTCTCGGGATG CTGTGAAGTTCGGCCGGATGTccaaaaagcagagagacagCCTGTACGCAGAGGTGCAGAAGCAccggctgcagcagcagcagcgagaCCACCCGCAGCAGCCAGGAGAGGCAGAGCCACTGACGCCCACCTACAGCATCTCGGCCAATGGGCTCACGGAGCTGCATGACGAGCTGAGCACCTACATCGACGGGCACACCCCGGAGGGCAGCAAGGCCGACTCTGCCGTCAGCAGCTTCTACCTGGACATACAGCCCTCCCCGGACCAGTCAGGTCTGGACATCAACGGGATCAAACCGGAACCCATCTGCGACTACACGCCCGCATCAGGCTTCTTCCCCTACTGCTCCTTCACTAACGGAGAGACCTCCCCAACGGTGTCCATGGCAGAGCTAG AACACCTTGCACAGAATATCTCTAAATCACACCTGGAGACTTGCCAGTACTTGAGAGAAGAGCTCCAGCAGATCACGTGGCAGACTTTCCTTCAGGAGGAGATTGAGAACTATCAAAACAAG CAGCGGGAGGTGATGTGGCAGCTGTGTTCCATCAAGATCACGGAAGCGATACAGTACGTGGTAGAATTCGCCAAGCGCATTGATGGGTTCATGGAGCTGTGTCAAAATGATCAAATTGTGCTTCTCAAAGCAG GTTCTCTGGAGGTGGTATTTATCAGAATGTGCCGTGCCTTTGACTCTCAGAATAACACCGTGTACTTTGATGGGAAATACGCTAGTCCTGAAGTCTTCAAATCCTTAG GTTGTGAAGACTTCATTAGCTTTGTATTTGAATTTGGCAAGAGTTTATGTTCTATGCATCTGACTGAAGATGAAATTGCATTATTTTCTGCATTTGTACTGATGTCAGCAG ATCGCTCATGGCTGCAAGAAAAGGTTAAGATAGAAAAACTGCAACAGAAAATTCAACTAGCTCTTCAACACGTCCTACAGAAGAATCACCGAGAAGATGGAATACTAACGAAG TTAATATGCAAGGTGTCTACATTAAGAGCCTTATGTGGACGACATACAGAAAAGCTCATGGCATTTAAAGCAATATACCCAGACATTGTGCGACTCCATTTTCCTCCATTATACAAGGAATTGTTCACTTCAGAATTTGAGCCAGCAATGCAAATCGATGGGTAA
- the RORA gene encoding nuclear receptor ROR-alpha isoform X4 has translation MSRDAVKFGRMSKKQRDSLYAEVQKHRLQQQQRDHPQQPGEAEPLTPTYSISANGLTELHDELSTYIDGHTPEGSKADSAVSSFYLDIQPSPDQSGLDINGIKPEPICDYTPASGFFPYCSFTNGETSPTVSMAELEHLAQNISKSHLETCQYLREELQQITWQTFLQEEIENYQNKQREVMWQLCSIKITEAIQYVVEFAKRIDGFMELCQNDQIVLLKAGSLEVVFIRMCRAFDSQNNTVYFDGKYASPEVFKSLGCEDFISFVFEFGKSLCSMHLTEDEIALFSAFVLMSADRSWLQEKVKIEKLQQKIQLALQHVLQKNHREDGILTKLICKVSTLRALCGRHTEKLMAFKAIYPDIVRLHFPPLYKELFTSEFEPAMQIDG, from the exons ATGTCTCGGGATG CTGTGAAGTTCGGCCGGATGTccaaaaagcagagagacagCCTGTACGCAGAGGTGCAGAAGCAccggctgcagcagcagcagcgagaCCACCCGCAGCAGCCAGGAGAGGCAGAGCCACTGACGCCCACCTACAGCATCTCGGCCAATGGGCTCACGGAGCTGCATGACGAGCTGAGCACCTACATCGACGGGCACACCCCGGAGGGCAGCAAGGCCGACTCTGCCGTCAGCAGCTTCTACCTGGACATACAGCCCTCCCCGGACCAGTCAGGTCTGGACATCAACGGGATCAAACCGGAACCCATCTGCGACTACACGCCCGCATCAGGCTTCTTCCCCTACTGCTCCTTCACTAACGGAGAGACCTCCCCAACGGTGTCCATGGCAGAGCTAG AACACCTTGCACAGAATATCTCTAAATCACACCTGGAGACTTGCCAGTACTTGAGAGAAGAGCTCCAGCAGATCACGTGGCAGACTTTCCTTCAGGAGGAGATTGAGAACTATCAAAACAAG CAGCGGGAGGTGATGTGGCAGCTGTGTTCCATCAAGATCACGGAAGCGATACAGTACGTGGTAGAATTCGCCAAGCGCATTGATGGGTTCATGGAGCTGTGTCAAAATGATCAAATTGTGCTTCTCAAAGCAG GTTCTCTGGAGGTGGTATTTATCAGAATGTGCCGTGCCTTTGACTCTCAGAATAACACCGTGTACTTTGATGGGAAATACGCTAGTCCTGAAGTCTTCAAATCCTTAG GTTGTGAAGACTTCATTAGCTTTGTATTTGAATTTGGCAAGAGTTTATGTTCTATGCATCTGACTGAAGATGAAATTGCATTATTTTCTGCATTTGTACTGATGTCAGCAG ATCGCTCATGGCTGCAAGAAAAGGTTAAGATAGAAAAACTGCAACAGAAAATTCAACTAGCTCTTCAACACGTCCTACAGAAGAATCACCGAGAAGATGGAATACTAACGAAG TTAATATGCAAGGTGTCTACATTAAGAGCCTTATGTGGACGACATACAGAAAAGCTCATGGCATTTAAAGCAATATACCCAGACATTGTGCGACTCCATTTTCCTCCATTATACAAGGAATTGTTCACTTCAGAATTTGAGCCAGCAATGCAAATCGATGGGTAA